CTCGGTCGTGCTGTTGTGTATACAAACGACACTCCTGCTTTTGCTGGAAACCGTATTGGATTTCAGTTGATGAATGAAGTGGCTCACTTTGCAGAAAAGTATGCTGATAAAGGTGGAATCGCCCTTATGGACGAAATCATGTCAGGTTACACTGGACGTGCGATGGGACCACTGGCAACGGCAGACTTTGTGGGACTAGATGTCCATAAAGCGATCGTAGACAATATCTATGACAATACAAAAGACGAAGCTCACGAAACATTCAAACTTCCTGGTTACTTCCAAAAGTTAATCGATGCCGGTAAACTTGGTATGAAATCTGGTGGTGGTCTCACAAAAGTTGTGAAACATCCTGACGGAAAACGTGAGAAGTTTGTTTACAATATCAAAACAGGTGAGTACGATCCGTATCCAAAATTTGATATTCCATTCATCAAAGAAGCTCGCCAAAAAATCAAAGACTCTGACTACAAAGGTGCAATGGACGTTGTGAAAAACGCATCTGGTTTTGAAGCAGAAATCGCACGTTACTTCATTTCACGTTACATCAGTTATTCGCTCTCTCTCGTGGGAGAAGTTGTGGATACAAAAGAAAACACGGACGGAGCGATGGGTTTTGGTTTTAACTGGGTTCCTGCGTCTGCGTTTGTTGATTTCCTTGGTGGACCAAAAGAAACAATTAAGTTAATGGAAGCGTCTAAAATTCCAGTTCCAAAACTTTTAAAAGATGCAAAAGAAGGCAAAAAGTTCTACGAACTCGGCGACAAACTTGATGCAAGGTCTCTCTTCAAAGGTTAATTAGGAGTATCATATGAGTGAAAAAGTATTCGTATTAGGCGGAGAACAAACCGACTTCCAAAGGAACTGGACAAAGGAAGGAAAAACCTTTATGTCCATGATGCGTGAAGTATTAGATGATGCTCTTGAAAAAGTTGGCATTAGTTATGATGAAATCAAACGATTGAACAAAGAGAACCGTGTTGCTGTCTTTGTTGGTAACTTTGATGCAGAACAATATGCGAACCAAGGACATTTAGGTGCTTTTTTAACAGAAGTAAACCCTGCCCTTTTTGGTGTGCCTGGTGCTCGTTACGAGGCAGCTTGTGCTTCTGGTTCCGTTGCCCTTGATGCAGCCATCACACATATCCGCGCAGAAGATTACGATCTAGCGATTGTTCTTGGTGTGGAAGTGATGAAAACTGTTTCTTCTTCTGTAGGTGGTGACTTCCTTGGAACTGCTGCATATTATGATAAAGAAGCGAAAGGAGTGCAATTTCCTTTCCCTAAACTTTTCGGAAAACTTGCAGATGTAATCTTAGAAAGATACGAACTCAAAGAAGAACGATTTATGGATGCACTAGCTGAAATTTCTCGTATCAACTACGCAAACGCAAAACGTAACCCAAAAGCACAAACTCGCACATGGTTCATGAACAAAGAACATGCGATGGCTCGTGGTGGTGCAAACAATATGGCTGTAGGTGGAAGGCTTTGTATCACTGACTGTTCACAAGTAACAGACGGTGCTGCCGTAACCATCCTTGCATCTAAAGACTACACGAAAGAATACGCTAAAAAAACTGGCCGTAAAATCGATGACATCCCTCGAGTAAAAGGATGGGGTCACCGAGTAGCACCAATTACTTTTGAAGCAAAAAAACAAGAATCCGTTGGAGATAAATACATCCTTCCATGGACTCGCCAAACG
The Leptospira bouyouniensis DNA segment above includes these coding regions:
- a CDS encoding 3-hydroxyacyl-CoA dehydrogenase NAD-binding domain-containing protein — its product is MREIKTVTILGANGAMGSGSAGVIAAFGGAKVHMLARDVEKAKQGIEAAVASVKTDTIRARMIPGSYDADLEKAVAESDWVFELVAESYEVKEPINTRIAKARRPGTIVSTVSSGLSIGRLAKAYDEDGQKHYYGTHFFNPPYKMILCELVTHSGNDKKVTQALGEYLEKVLGRAVVYTNDTPAFAGNRIGFQLMNEVAHFAEKYADKGGIALMDEIMSGYTGRAMGPLATADFVGLDVHKAIVDNIYDNTKDEAHETFKLPGYFQKLIDAGKLGMKSGGGLTKVVKHPDGKREKFVYNIKTGEYDPYPKFDIPFIKEARQKIKDSDYKGAMDVVKNASGFEAEIARYFISRYISYSLSLVGEVVDTKENTDGAMGFGFNWVPASAFVDFLGGPKETIKLMEASKIPVPKLLKDAKEGKKFYELGDKLDARSLFKG
- a CDS encoding acetyl-CoA acetyltransferase — protein: MSEKVFVLGGEQTDFQRNWTKEGKTFMSMMREVLDDALEKVGISYDEIKRLNKENRVAVFVGNFDAEQYANQGHLGAFLTEVNPALFGVPGARYEAACASGSVALDAAITHIRAEDYDLAIVLGVEVMKTVSSSVGGDFLGTAAYYDKEAKGVQFPFPKLFGKLADVILERYELKEERFMDALAEISRINYANAKRNPKAQTRTWFMNKEHAMARGGANNMAVGGRLCITDCSQVTDGAAVTILASKDYTKEYAKKTGRKIDDIPRVKGWGHRVAPITFEAKKQESVGDKYILPWTRQTVKDAYKRADLDVKNIDVFETHDCFTSSEYAAISAFGISEPGKEHIAIEEGTIDFGGKKPINPSGGLIGVGHPVGASGVRMMLDLYKQVTNTAGDYQVKGAKNGLMLNIGGSATTNFVFILGK